The Solanum pennellii chromosome 11, SPENNV200 sequence AAACTATCCGATTAATTGATATTCGTTATTCTTTTTAGGCTATACTTCTTACTATCTAACTAAGACAACTGGTGTactcactacaacaaaaacaacttttagcggcatttaaaattgacattgataaagagtgctaaagtctttaccggcattagttaagtgccattagaatcaatgtcgctaaaagctttaggaacatatacaaagagtgctaattggcgctaaaaatatatattttgtggcaattaagaattaactgctgctaatgatcatttttgatgtagtaaCTATACAatcttttcaatttaaatttattccCTATTATATAAACGGTATTCATCATGTTTGCATAATTTTTGTTGTCAAGAATAAAGAAATACATTCCCGATCGTCAAGCAAAAACGATGATCGTAAGTTATGTCCTCCATCACGATCGGATGAAAATATCCATGGAATTTTGTTCCGCATAGAATGTATATCATCTCTCTTTTTAACCAAAGACTCATGTTAAGCTCCATATTGAAACCTTGTGGCATTAGGAGTAAAGCATCCCGAGGTTGGCGCATCTCATTGAGCATGGAGAAGCATTAGGAACCCTAATTCTTTTATTCAGAGTTGTTTCTTTTTCTGTCCCCGGTCCCGACATAGCGTTTCCCTTCCCCTTCTTCGTTGATTTAGGTGATTATCAAAATGTGTATGGAGACTAGAGAAGAAAATTGCTTAAAGCAAATTTACATTTTGTAAGTGAAACATGTAATAATCAATTGGATTAGAAGCAATTGCTTATGGATCCAACACACCAATTTTTGAACTTGGAGTGCCAAGATACATTATTTCCTATCACATCATAAAACATAGGGACCAAGAACTGGATGTACTCACATTACTTAACTTCTTAGACTCTTCATTTTCGGTGTTGCACCCATGGCGACATGATATGGGTGTGGGCTAAGTTGCATGTACTTTCTACTTTTGATGTTGCATCCGTGTTGGATTCGTCAAAAATACACAATGCTTCTGTAGAAACCAGCACGCATCCgttgatatttttgaagagcCCGAGCAACAGTGGCGGATTCAGAATTTCCTTTAAGGGGGTTCGATAAAAAAGAGAGTAGTGCTTAAGATTTGAGATTTGAACCTTTCAACCACTAAGTCAACCTCTAATCTTATATTCAGGAggttcaaaatcaatatataaacataaaaattcttaaaactacCTTAAACatacaataaatttttttgctGAGGGGGTTCGGGTGAACCCCTTCGACTGACTCTAGGTCCGCCCCTTCCGAGCAACATAGGGTGCGAGCGTGAGATTGATCAACTAATTTTGGATATCTAACCAAAATCAATGGAGGAATTCGAGATAGAACAATGATTTCTATAATCAAAACAAaagctaaggtgaaattgaatAAAATGAGTTCCTTGTATATAGAAATTTCTATGTTAGTGCTTTTCCATATATCTCCTTCTAGAAATCTTCTTTTTGATCAATAGCTTTTCCTCATAACACCTtgtaatattttcatttaatgcCTCGTAATTTGAAACTAAAACTCTACTTTAGATATTTGAATTACTTAAGCCAAATCCCCGTATCTGTACTTAAATCAATGCccctaaattttaaaaatttagatcATGAAGTTTCCGACCTCTAGATCCATACCCGTATCGAACAGCTGCGCGCAGCCACTAAGATGTTGGAGTTggttttgttgttatttatatatagcAGCCAACATAAAAATTTGCACATCCTTACATTTTACGTTTTGAATCTTATTTTAATCATTGTGTTAGGAAACTCCTTTTCTTTGATGTCATTAAGGTACCGAATCTTCTAATTCATTTAGCCCGATTATAGCGATAATAAAAGGGAAGGGAGATGATAGATCTCCTTGTCTTAAACCTCTCTGCGAAGAGAAGAAACCTGTAGGAGAGCCATTTATTAGCACCGACAATTTCACAGTGCTGATGCAAAACTTCATCTATCTTAACCATCTACCTCCGAAACTCCTCTTAGAAAGAGTCTCCAACAGGAACTTCCAATTGAGGTGGTCATAAGCCTTTTGAATGTCGAGTTTTGAGCTGCCATTAATAGAAAGCTACAGTATAAACGATAAAATGCTCTTTTTAATACACAATTTCAtgaatgtattaaaattgtatggGAACTCTGTGACTAGTTAAACAAGAAGATCCAAAGAGGGTTTTACTAGGTGGAGGACCAGCTAAAAATTCATCCCAAATGAATGCTTTGAATATTGGATTCAGGTCCGTATAGAGGTGAATTGAAATATCGCATTCATATAGCTGTTTTAACTAGGtcatttccttcttttcttcaagAAAAAGCATAAAAGAAGGGGGTAAGCTCATAAAACATGGTCTTATCTCTTGTTCATCTTATCGACTTGCCGTGTCAGTAAACTTTTATTGTGGGGTGAGAGGGAAACTCCGAGGCAGAGCCAGGATTTTAAGTTTGTTGGTCTGGGATTCTAGTCCTTCTAAGTTATTGGTTtctgaattaataatttgtccATAGTCAATGAATATTTTAACGCAAATTTAGTGTTTGGACCAAAGGTATTGGGTTTGGCCAAACCTGTAACCAAAACTTTAATTCCTCCCTTGGAGGGAATTTTCATCGGTACTTAGATACTAGAAGGGCTTATACTATTTTAGTGGATGTTTGGGACATTAATATGTGAAATctgtaaaaataaaagagaaagaaagtagtatttgaaaaaaaattggaaagtGGTAATTGGAAATTTAAGTTGTATTTGGACGTCAACACAGCTTGggaaaatgccaaatttttatGAGTGATTTGGagtgaaaatgtgaaaatatgtaCTCTAACAATACTATGTCCAAACATGATTCCGGAATACAACTTAAAGAAAAAGTGAAACAGGCCCTTAAAAGACTTGGACGGGACAATGTTTGAAAGAATAGCTAAAGGGGAAACTTCAAGCTCTTAATTAATTTAGGCACTAACATTGCCTTTTACTTTTTTGATGAATATCTATCTTCTTGCCGCTGCTTCTTTCTTAAGTCTGTGTGCGATAtgatggaaaatgttttccattgAAGTATTAGATTACTTGAATATTTACCTGTGCATagaatcatatcataatatgtcctatatcatatcaaatatcatatcatatatattaaagaGAACTTTAGGCCCGCCTACATGGCGCCACCACAATCCAGAATTccctaataatttatttatatccaaAACAAGTCtttccctttcatgaaaagttgcgacttttatgaagagttgcgactttaatgaagagttgcgacttttatgaagagttgtaacttttatgaaaggttgcgacctttccgaagggttgcaacttttcgaaatagttgtaacctttctgataaggcacaataaatatttgttcacactaccctttgttgtctataaatagggagattttctctcattttaaaataacaaagtttctgaaccacctcttcttcttcttcacaattaaatattagttTACTTTGCTCCTGTTGAGTGACTTACCtggtatgtatttttataatcattaacttatgtttatgttattaaggataaatgataagatgtagTAATTTTCATTTTGCTGTAcattatttatgtttgttactacgtaagtattatttaataaattcccGCATGAAGCGCTGATAATTTTAGTGGAACTTTGTAATACCAGAATGCACACAGAATTGTGTTATACAAGAATACCTGCTTCCGTGTGTTTTACTGCACTTGAGGTACATACAACTGTTACTTAGCATCTTAGTATTCTCAATGTTGTATCTAACCTTCTGAGTCCATCTTTCCTCTATATTCAGTTTAATAGTGTTTGCGGAGGGATCGAGGTAAAAGTTTTACCAATTGAAAAGAGAAACAAAGAAATCGAGATAAGAGTTCCCTACTACAGTATGTCGTCCTTGTTTTCTCCTGAGTCCTGATAAAAATCTAGAATGTATATCTTTCTTTTTCCTGATACAGTTGATTTTAGCTCTTTGACATAAAAGGGAAAGAGAGTTTACAGTTCTCGGACTTTTGTTTGATCAGTTCTTGCTCTAGTTAATTGGCGAGATAACTGATGACGTCTTTCCTGTATATTCAGCTTTCATAGTGTTTGCAGACAGACCGAGGTAAAAGTTTTAACAACTGAAAAGGGAAACAAAGAAATCGACATAAGAGTTTCCTACTGCACTATGTCATCTTTGTTTTCCCCTGATAAAAGTCTAGAATGTATATCTTTCTTTTTCCTGATACAGTCAATTTTAGCTCTTTGATATAAAACAGAAAGGAGGTTTACAATTCTCAGCCTTTTGTTTAATCAGTTCTTGCTCTTGTTAATTGTCAAGATAACCGATGAAGAATGTGGTGTTAATGCTATTCTCCTTTCTTTTTAGTCTTTTCTGTGGGTATCATAAAACTTGATGGCATCCTTGCTCTAATGTATCTccctcttttcaacttccatttTGAATGAGGAAGGGGTTAAACGCTAGAAATGATCCTTGAGGTAAAGAGAAGGTCAGTTGTCCCTTAAGTTGGGTGGTGGGGGCAAGGGAGTTGAGGGTCTATCTATCTTTACAAGGTAGAGTTAAGAACGGTGTGGGATTATACTGGtacgttgttgttgttgctgctgcaaAGGGGGTGTTTTATATAGCGTTCAACGAATAACAAAGTCTTCCTGAATTTCAtttgaacaatttattttatatcttgaTATTGCAAGGATCTATCGTTTAAATGTGCAGTATGCAGTTTCGATTTTccttttatctttttcattttcccttATGCGTCTGTATTTGATCCTTAATATCATGCATGTTTGGTAATCCTATTGCTGTTGATGCATTTTTCGACTTCCTCTGTGTGCTTTGCTTTTAATTAACATTGGTGTATATGTTTTGTGTTGTGGTTTGATGTTCATGTATATCCCAATTAATTACTAGCCAGTTTTAGAGTAGATTTTCTATAAAGAACTGTAGGCCAGGTGGCTCAGGATCATTTATACTAGCCTTTGGTTTGATGTACTTGGTAAATGTTGTCATAATATTGTTGCCATATTTCAACAATGAATTCTTTGTTCTTCTTGATGGTTATATGCACATGAAGAAAATTGCTGTATATGCTGCAAAGTTGCTTATGATTTAGACTTCCCTTATCTTGCAGATACCCCAAGAAGAGAAACAAGAAGAAGTGCTTTGATAGCCCAAGAAGATCCTTCGATGCAAGGACCTAGTGGGAGTAGAAGTGTCAGGGAGGGTGGCCGTTCTGGTATCAGAAAGTCAACTCCAGGTAACCAGATAGCACAAGCAAAACCACCAACTTACccaaagttaaaaataaaatatccaaACATAGAACCAGTAGGAATTCAGCTTGTGGAGCCTCAACGTAAGCGATCttttgatgttggtgacaatATAGAGGTTCTTTCCAACGATAGTGGCATGAAAGGCTGCTGGTTCCGGTGTAAAGTATTGCAGGTATCACAAAAACGTATGCACGTTCAATATAACGACATTCAGGATTGTGAAAGTCTTGAAAAGCTCAAGGTACCTTAACCACTTACTTACGTATATTGACTGTTCCGTTCTCTCTTCACCCTGTCTTCTCATCACCTCTGCTTGATTTATAGGAATGGATTCCTTCCTGCAAAGTTGCAGTCTCTGATAAATTGGGCATGAGAAGCTCAGGACGCCTCACAGTTCGGCCCCAGCCTCTGGAGGATTCTTCCGACTGTTCTTTTGAACTAGGAGCTGCAGTTGATGCTTGGTGGTCGGACGGGTGGTGGGAAGGAGTTGTAACTGGATTTGATGTCTCTGGAAGCGGTGATCTTCAGCTTTACTTCCCTGGTAAGAAATAATTTGTTGTCCGTAAGTTTAAATGATCGATATTGATCATGGACTGACGCTCCAATGTGTTTTTTCTTATCTCAATAATAGGCGAGAACATATCACTGGAGATCCAAAGAAAGAACGTGCGGACTTCAAGAGACTGGGTAGATGCCAAATGGATTGAAGTTGAGCCAAAGAAAGACATAAAGTCGTTCATAGACTCAAGCTTAACTTATGCATCCAGGTTTAATATCAACGAGCCTGAGAGCTGCGAAAATCAGATGGCTCCCAGGCTTATGGCACCTGAATACAACAAAATGACTTCCACTTCCAAGCACTCAGCAGAGAAGCAAGACACTGATGTGCTTAAACTGAAAAAGCGATGGGAAATAGATTTTCTTGCAGATAACAAGAACTGATATGTTCCTTTGCAAATGTATAGGTCTTTGACAACAAAATATGGAATAGGCCTCTTATAGAAAGCACTCTTTGCCAAGAAGTTGGCATGTTCTTGTTCTGTATACACTTTCTCTTATCGGttatgcataaaaattgaaactttatgaAGTTTCCTATGAGTATGTGTTACAGTTTATCAGCAGTGGAAACACACTAGTATTATTGTTCTTTGATGCTgtttttttcattgtttataTGGTCATCAGGTGTTAATCGTTAGAAAAACTCTCTTCTTTGTATCTGATATTCTTCGAGACTGTAAATCACTTGCTATTGCATTGCCCTGAAGTTTCCCAGTAACAGAATGATGAATAAGTGACTCTTATTTTTCCTTATACAGTCTATTTTAGCTCTTTGATACATAAGGGGAAGGGGGTTTACAGTTCTCGGCCTTTTGTTTAATCAGTCATTGCTCTAGTTAATGAGCGagataattgatgaagaatgtACGTTGTTGGCATACTTGCTCTAACGTGCAAAGGCGCAATCTCACCTCTTTTGAACTTCCATCCTAAATGAGAATGGGGTTAAACGATggtgtgg is a genomic window containing:
- the LOC107003636 gene encoding uncharacterized protein LOC107003636, with the protein product MDTDSHVFSSWEERFVSRGKGRRVVHYYLKDTSGDLILAVVGTERSLKNMLYVVSKDYLDAFGHTSTINSDTKWRTRKRVVEWLTNLISKQHQSPPISNTPRRETRRSALIAQEDPSMQGPSGSRSVREGGRSGIRKSTPGNQIAQAKPPTYPKLKIKYPNIEPVGIQLVEPQRKRSFDVGDNIEVLSNDSGMKGCWFRCKVLQVSQKRMHVQYNDIQDCESLEKLKEWIPSCKVAVSDKLGMRSSGRLTVRPQPLEDSSDCSFELGAAVDAWWSDGWWEGVVTGFDVSGSGDLQLYFPGENISLEIQRKNVRTSRDWVDAKWIEVEPKKDIKSFIDSSLTYASRFNINEPESCENQMAPRLMAPEYNKMTSTSKHSAEKQDTDVLKLKKRWEIDFLADNKN